Proteins found in one Amycolatopsis umgeniensis genomic segment:
- a CDS encoding pyridoxal-phosphate dependent enzyme — protein MTAPVTIDDIRDAAARLAGVAHRTPVVRSRTLDDLVGAEVFIKCENLQRVGAFKFRGAYNAASRLSPEQLAKGIAAYSSGNHAQAVALAARELGSSAVILIPEDTPQSKKDATVGYGAEIVTYDRYTGDRVAIGEALAAERGLALIPPYEHPHVIAGQGTAALELLEETDSLDTLVVPVGGGGLIAGSSTAAKAVRPGIRVVGVEPAEGDDTKRSLEAGERVSIPVPRTIADGQAASIPGELTFSINRELVDDIALVTDDQVRDAMRFAFERLKLVMEPSGATGLAALLSGQAPVSGRVGVIISGGNVSPERFAELIAR, from the coding sequence ATGACCGCCCCCGTGACCATCGACGACATCCGTGACGCCGCCGCCCGTCTGGCCGGTGTCGCGCACCGGACCCCGGTCGTGCGTTCCCGCACCCTCGACGACCTCGTCGGCGCCGAGGTCTTCATCAAATGCGAGAACCTCCAGCGCGTCGGGGCCTTCAAGTTCCGTGGCGCGTACAACGCCGCCTCGCGGCTCTCGCCGGAACAGCTGGCCAAGGGCATCGCCGCCTACTCCTCGGGCAACCACGCCCAGGCCGTCGCGCTCGCCGCGCGGGAACTCGGGAGCAGCGCTGTCATCCTGATCCCGGAGGACACCCCGCAGTCCAAAAAGGACGCCACCGTGGGCTACGGCGCCGAGATCGTCACCTATGACCGGTACACCGGTGACCGCGTCGCGATCGGCGAGGCGCTGGCGGCCGAACGCGGCCTGGCGCTCATCCCGCCGTACGAGCACCCGCACGTGATCGCCGGACAGGGCACGGCGGCGCTCGAACTGCTGGAGGAGACCGATTCCCTGGACACCCTGGTCGTCCCCGTCGGGGGCGGTGGCCTGATCGCGGGCAGCTCGACCGCCGCGAAGGCCGTCCGGCCCGGCATCCGGGTCGTCGGCGTGGAACCCGCCGAGGGCGACGACACCAAACGCTCGCTGGAAGCGGGCGAACGCGTCTCGATCCCGGTCCCCCGGACGATCGCCGACGGTCAGGCCGCCTCGATTCCCGGCGAGCTGACGTTCTCGATCAACCGGGAGCTCGTCGACGACATCGCGCTGGTCACCGACGATCAGGTCCGGGACGCGATGCGGTTCGCGTTCGAGCGGCTGAAGCTCGTCATGGAGCCGAGCGGGGCGACCGGTCTCGCCGCGCTGCTCAGCGGTCAAGCGCCCGTTTCGGGTCGGGTCGGGGTGATCATCAGCGGCGGGAACGTCAGCCCGGAACGCTTCGCCGAACTGATCGCGCGCTGA
- a CDS encoding GntR family transcriptional regulator — MAFEGLVVPHPRRGVIVRPLTRHDVYEIITLREELEAFAVRIGIPVRSPERLQACRNALAAFEQAGLDGDEGVFTQRKYDFHQSIVALAGHERVTEAYRALSLQMQLCMALNRSARRGGESLMQNVERHRELLAVIEDGDPEAVLKALAAHGHGSFLDEVVDQLDGDSPESERWLAERRSR, encoded by the coding sequence TTGGCTTTCGAGGGGCTCGTGGTGCCCCATCCGCGGCGCGGTGTCATCGTCCGCCCCCTGACCCGGCACGACGTGTACGAAATCATCACCCTGCGCGAGGAGCTCGAAGCCTTCGCCGTCCGGATCGGCATCCCGGTCCGATCGCCGGAACGGCTGCAGGCCTGCCGGAACGCCTTGGCCGCCTTCGAGCAGGCCGGCCTCGACGGTGACGAGGGTGTCTTCACGCAACGCAAGTACGACTTCCATCAGTCGATCGTCGCGCTGGCCGGGCATGAGCGCGTCACCGAGGCGTATCGCGCTCTTTCCCTGCAGATGCAGCTGTGCATGGCGCTCAACCGCAGTGCCCGCCGTGGCGGCGAATCGTTGATGCAGAACGTCGAGAGGCATCGTGAACTGCTCGCCGTCATCGAGGACGGCGACCCCGAGGCGGTGTTGAAGGCGCTGGCCGCCCACGGGCACGGCAGCTTCCTCGACGAGGTGGTCGACCAGCTCGACGGCGACAGCCCCGAATCCGAGCGCTGGCTGGCCGAACGCCGGTCCCGCTAG
- a CDS encoding pyridoxal-phosphate-dependent aminotransferase family protein, with amino-acid sequence MTYAAGRHFLQIPGPTNVPDVVLRAMSAATIDHRGPEFQELAKQLLHDVKPVFGTTNPVVIYPATGTGAWEAALTNTLSPGDTVLAFETGHFATLWQEMARGLGLHVDFVPGDWRHGASPEVVVERLLADTKHRIKAVCVVHNETSTGVTSRVPEIRAAIDAAEHPALLLVDTISSLGSIDYRHDEWGVDVTVAGSQKGLMLPPGMSFNAISDKALNAAKTACLPKIFWDWGPMLTANERGFFPYTPNTNLMYGLREALRLLYDEGLENVFARHARHAAATRAAVRGWGLEVLCEDEREHSGALTAVLVPEGIDADKVRAIILDRFDMSLGAGLGKLAGKIFRIGHLGAFNDLTLAGTLAGVQMGLTLAGAPADPRGLQDALELLQND; translated from the coding sequence ATGACATACGCAGCCGGACGTCACTTCCTGCAGATCCCGGGCCCGACGAACGTCCCGGACGTGGTGCTCCGCGCGATGTCGGCGGCCACCATCGACCACCGCGGTCCCGAGTTCCAGGAGCTGGCCAAGCAGCTGCTGCACGACGTCAAGCCGGTCTTCGGGACCACGAACCCGGTGGTCATCTACCCCGCCACCGGGACCGGCGCGTGGGAGGCGGCCCTGACCAACACGCTCAGCCCGGGCGACACCGTGCTGGCGTTCGAGACCGGTCACTTCGCCACGCTGTGGCAGGAGATGGCGCGGGGTCTCGGGCTGCACGTCGACTTCGTGCCGGGGGACTGGCGGCACGGTGCCAGCCCCGAGGTCGTCGTCGAACGGCTCCTCGCCGACACCAAACACCGGATCAAGGCCGTCTGCGTGGTCCACAACGAGACCTCCACCGGGGTCACGAGCCGGGTGCCGGAGATCCGCGCCGCGATCGACGCCGCCGAACATCCCGCGTTGCTGCTGGTCGACACCATCTCGTCGCTGGGATCGATCGATTACCGGCACGACGAATGGGGTGTCGACGTCACCGTCGCCGGCTCGCAGAAGGGCCTCATGCTCCCGCCGGGCATGAGTTTCAACGCGATCAGCGACAAGGCCCTCAACGCCGCCAAGACCGCGTGCCTGCCGAAGATCTTCTGGGACTGGGGCCCGATGCTCACCGCGAACGAGCGCGGATTCTTCCCCTACACCCCCAACACCAACCTCATGTACGGCCTGCGGGAGGCCTTGCGCCTGCTCTACGACGAGGGCCTCGAGAACGTCTTCGCGCGCCATGCCCGGCACGCCGCCGCGACGCGAGCCGCCGTGCGCGGCTGGGGGCTGGAAGTCCTTTGCGAGGACGAGCGTGAGCATTCCGGCGCGCTGACCGCGGTCCTGGTTCCCGAAGGCATCGACGCCGACAAGGTCCGCGCGATCATCCTCGACCGGTTCGACATGTCCTTGGGCGCGGGGCTGGGCAAACTCGCCGGGAAGATCTTCCGGATCGGGCATCTCGGCGCGTTCAACGACCTCACGCTCGCGGGAACCCTGGCGGGTGTCCAAATGGGACTGACGCTCGCCGGTGCCCCCGCCGATCCGCGGGGGTTGCAGGACGCCCTCGAACTGCTGCAGAACGACTGA
- a CDS encoding Rid family hydrolase, producing the protein MSNEHPYPPAFRSGDLVSVSGRLGVDETGALVPGGFDAECPQAFANLDAALCSVGATRADVVKVVVYLIDIVDRDGLNRVYEEFFAEPRPARTCVGVASLPYGGTVEVEALARVRDV; encoded by the coding sequence GTGAGCAACGAGCATCCTTATCCCCCGGCCTTTCGCAGCGGCGACCTGGTCTCCGTGTCCGGACGGCTCGGCGTGGACGAGACCGGCGCGCTGGTGCCCGGCGGATTCGACGCCGAATGCCCGCAGGCCTTCGCCAACCTCGACGCCGCGCTGTGTTCGGTGGGCGCGACCCGGGCCGACGTGGTTAAGGTCGTCGTCTACCTGATCGACATCGTCGACCGCGACGGCCTCAACCGCGTCTACGAAGAGTTCTTCGCCGAGCCCCGGCCTGCCCGCACCTGCGTCGGCGTCGCGTCGCTGCCCTACGGCGGCACCGTCGAAGTCGAGGCCCTCGCCCGAGTACGCGATGTCTGA
- a CDS encoding helix-turn-helix transcriptional regulator encodes MSEQDAILDALAPVADGIAATLGSFCEVVVHDFRRPEKSVVAIAGSVTDRSVGGSMSEIGMGLLARGDDAEDQLNYVTRTASGKLVKSSTMLLRDGGGSVFGALCVNLDVTALGQLRTLVGELADVGTATETPTTTFGDDVDAVVDAIVDEHQLRLNKPWAALSREERLDLFRSLHARGVFAVRRAVPQVAARIGISRASAYNYLSEIRDQGAS; translated from the coding sequence ATGTCTGAGCAGGACGCGATCCTCGACGCGCTCGCCCCGGTCGCCGACGGCATCGCGGCGACACTCGGCTCGTTCTGCGAGGTCGTCGTGCACGACTTCCGCCGTCCGGAGAAGTCGGTGGTGGCGATCGCCGGATCGGTCACCGATCGCAGCGTCGGCGGATCCATGAGCGAGATCGGCATGGGCCTGCTCGCCCGCGGTGACGACGCGGAAGACCAGCTGAACTACGTCACCCGGACGGCGTCCGGGAAGCTGGTGAAGTCTTCGACCATGCTGCTGCGCGACGGCGGCGGTTCGGTGTTCGGCGCGCTGTGCGTGAACCTCGACGTCACCGCGCTGGGCCAGCTGCGGACGCTGGTCGGCGAACTCGCCGACGTCGGCACCGCCACCGAAACGCCGACCACCACCTTCGGCGACGACGTCGACGCCGTGGTGGACGCGATCGTCGACGAGCACCAGCTACGACTGAACAAACCCTGGGCCGCGCTCAGCCGCGAAGAACGTCTCGACCTGTTCCGCAGCCTGCACGCGCGCGGCGTCTTCGCCGTACGGCGGGCCGTCCCGCAGGTCGCGGCGCGGATCGGTATCTCGCGTGCGTCCGCTTACAACTATCTCTCCGAAATCCGTGATCAAGGAGCATCATGA
- a CDS encoding SLC13 family permease gives MSIQLVTVVALALVFLIATVLPVHMGALAFVAAFVIGTAFVGESTDDIVSGFPGDLFVILVGVTLLFAIAKGNGTVDRLVHLVVRAVGGRIALIPWVMFVVTATLTAVGAVVPAAVAIIAPIGMGFARRYSINPMLMGLLIINGASAGGFSPISIFGSIVNGVVARDNLPSNPGLLFVSSFVFNLLLCVVVFFLFGGRELIRRSSAAKAEVVAQPAAALALSGASAGAATTTGPETPAAPPSSDETDEPEERLPLTRDHVFTLIGLAALAVGALVFKLDVGFTALTVATVLSLVSPGSAKAAVSEVAWPTVLLICGIVTFVSLMERVGTIDWLGNLVTQIGSPLLAAILICAIGAVVSAFASTTGILGALIPLAVPFLLAGEVGAVSMIIALAISSSVVDSSPFSTSGALVVANAPAGQNDKTFRGLMIWGFSMCAIAPITTWLLFILPGWG, from the coding sequence ATGTCCATACAACTCGTCACAGTCGTGGCGCTCGCCCTCGTGTTCCTGATCGCGACCGTGCTCCCCGTCCACATGGGAGCGCTGGCGTTCGTCGCCGCTTTCGTGATCGGCACGGCGTTCGTCGGGGAGAGCACCGACGACATCGTCTCGGGCTTTCCCGGCGATCTCTTCGTCATCCTGGTCGGGGTGACGTTGCTGTTCGCGATAGCCAAAGGCAACGGCACCGTCGACCGGCTGGTGCATCTGGTGGTGCGCGCCGTCGGCGGTCGGATCGCCCTGATCCCCTGGGTGATGTTCGTGGTCACCGCGACCTTGACCGCCGTCGGCGCGGTGGTGCCTGCCGCGGTGGCGATCATCGCCCCGATCGGCATGGGCTTCGCCCGCCGTTACTCGATCAACCCGATGCTGATGGGCCTGCTGATCATCAACGGCGCCAGCGCGGGCGGCTTCTCCCCCATCAGTATCTTCGGCAGCATCGTCAACGGCGTCGTCGCCCGAGACAACCTGCCGAGCAACCCCGGTCTGCTGTTCGTGTCTTCCTTCGTCTTCAACCTGTTGCTGTGCGTCGTGGTGTTCTTCCTCTTCGGCGGCCGCGAACTGATCCGCCGGTCTTCGGCCGCCAAGGCCGAGGTCGTCGCCCAGCCCGCGGCGGCGCTCGCGCTCAGCGGTGCTTCGGCCGGTGCGGCCACGACCACCGGACCGGAGACCCCGGCGGCGCCGCCCTCCAGCGACGAGACAGATGAGCCGGAGGAACGCCTTCCGCTCACTCGCGACCACGTGTTCACCCTGATCGGGCTGGCGGCGCTCGCCGTCGGCGCGCTGGTGTTCAAACTCGACGTCGGATTCACCGCGCTGACGGTGGCGACAGTGCTGTCACTGGTCTCGCCGGGCTCGGCGAAGGCGGCCGTCAGCGAGGTGGCGTGGCCGACGGTGCTGTTGATCTGCGGGATCGTCACGTTCGTCTCGCTGATGGAACGGGTCGGGACGATTGACTGGCTGGGCAACCTGGTGACACAGATCGGTTCACCCCTGCTGGCCGCGATCCTGATCTGCGCCATCGGCGCGGTGGTTTCGGCGTTCGCGTCGACGACAGGGATCCTCGGCGCGCTCATCCCGCTCGCGGTGCCGTTCCTGCTGGCGGGCGAGGTCGGCGCGGTCAGCATGATCATCGCGCTGGCGATCTCGTCCTCGGTCGTCGACTCGTCACCGTTCTCGACCAGCGGCGCCCTCGTCGTGGCCAACGCGCCCGCCGGCCAGAACGACAAGACGTTCCGGGGCTTGATGATCTGGGGCTTCAGCATGTGCGCGATCGCGCCCATCACGACCTGGCTGCTGTTCATCCTGCCCGGCTGGGGCTGA